TTTTTCCGCCTTCCCTTCAAGCTCGGTCTCGCGGTTGCCGGTCAGCTTGCCTGCCGTTTCCTTGATCGAGCCTTTGACTTCCTTGGCTGCGCCCTTGATGCGGTCGTTATCCATGTTGTCGCTCCTAATTCCAGGTTGCGTGAAACCGCGCGGGAGAGGCCTTCGAAGCCTGGCTCCGGCTGCGGACGAACCCACTATAGGAAGCGCATGGCGCGCGTGTAAGAAGCGCGCGCATCAGATCGACTGGTACTTTTCTACCGAATCCTGTGGACCTGCTTTGTAGTCTGCTTGCCGGGCTGTTTCTGTGCCTGCTTGCGTGCCGGCTTTTCATATCCCACGATGCCGCGCTGCCGCGCCCAGATGATGGCGGCGCTGCGCCGGTGCACGTCCAGCTTGCTGTACAGCGCCGCCACATGATTGCGCACCGTGTTGCGCGACAGATGCAGGCTGGCCGCGATCTCCGGGTCCGTATGGCCCTGGCACATCAGGCCCAGGATCTCGCGCTCGCGCGGCGTCAGGTCGGCCAATTCGCTCTGCCCCTGCGGCGCGCCCTGGGGCGTGCGGATCTGCGCCAGCTTCTCGATGACGGTGCGGCTGAACCACGAGGTGTCCTGCATCACCGTCTCGATCGCCTCCATCAGCTCGACCTCGTTGCGCTTGCGCTCGGTAATGTCCTGGATCGCCGCCAGCACGCAGGGTTGGTCCTGGATCGACACCGGCGCGGCCGACACCAGGCAGTCCAGCAGTGCGCCGTCGCGCGTGCGCAACGCCATTTCCTGGCTGCGTACGCTGGCGCCCTGCTCCAGCGAGGCCATGGCGCGGTCGTAGGCCTGCGGGTCCGTCCATAGCTGCGCCAGCGCATCCTCGTCGCGCGCCAAGGTCTTGGCGTCGTAGCCGGTGGTTGCGACGAAGGCATCGTTGACCTCCAGCAGTTTGCCTGCCGTGGTGCTCAGCGTCATGGGCACGGGCGCAAGACGGAACGCCGTGGCGAAGCGCTGTTCGCTGTCGCGCAGCGCCGTCTCGGCCTTGCGGCGCGGCTCCAGGTCGTTGAAGGTGAACAGCATGCAGGGCTGCTCCGCGACCTCGATGGGCTGGCCCGCCACGATCACGAGCTTGTCGCTGCCGCCCTGCACCGCGATGATGGTTTCCGTCTGCGGAATGGTCGTTCCTTCCGCCAGCCGGTGCAGCGCATCCTCGCGTTGCGGCGTGTCGCCCAGCACGTCCAGCTGGCGCAGCGTCTTGCCCAGCACTTGTTCGCGCGTGTAGCCCGTCATGGCCAGAAAACCGTCATTGACCTTGATGTGCCGCAGATCCGCCAGCGAGCAGATCACGGCCGGCGCGGGGTTGGCGTTGAAGGTTCGTTCAAAGCGCTCTTCCGCGCTGTATTGCTCGGTCACGTCCAGCAGCACCAGCACCATGCCTTCAGCCGCGCCCTGCGCATCGCGCAGCACCAGGTTGCGCACCTGGTGCATGCGGCTTAAATCCGGATCGCGGCGGCTGGTCACTTCCACCACCACGTCCTTGAAGGCCTCGCCCGCCAGCGCGCGGTCCAGCGGATACTGCGCCGCGCGCAAGGCGCGACGGTTGCGGTAACGCAGCGCAAATGCCTTGCGGTAGCCGACGGCAGTGCCGCCCAGCGCGGCAAGATCCGTCACGCCGTGCATGGCCAGCGCCGTGTCGTTGGCCCAGACGATACGGCGGTCCTGGTCCAGCAGGATGATGCCCTCGATCAGGCCGTCGATGATTTCCAGCAGATGGCGGCGTTCCGTGGTGAACGCCGTGGCAGTCTTCTTCATTCTGGCTCCTGGTTGAGCAAGAGATAAGAAGAAAGTACTAGATAAAGTCGTCCCGCGTGATCTGGGCGAACGCGAACATGGCTTCTATCGTGGGCTTGCACGATACGCGTGCCGCTGCGCGTGAGCGCTACACGTGAATCTTCAGGAGACATCCATGAACACGAACCAGAAGCCCGGCGATCCCGCCTACCAACCCGGCATCGACCCCTCCCAGCGCCCCGGACAGGAACCCGGCGACGCTCCGGAAAAGCAGGCACCCGGCCAGGTGCCGGGCCAGCCCGGCCCGGATGATATTGATCCGGGCCGCATGCCGCCGGAAGTGCCCGGCAATCCGGGGCAACCTGCGGAAGAACCCAGGCAACCGGGCGAGCCCGGACGGCCGGGCCAGCCGGGTGATCCGGCCTAAGCCGTCATCGCTTTACCTCAGCCCATCATGCAAACCGCCCCGTCGGTGCGGGGCGGTTTGCTGGGGGCATGACGTCTTGCGCGTCCGTCAGTCGACCTGCGCGCCCGACTGCTTCACCGCTTCGCCCCATTTCTTCACTTCGCCGGTGATGAAAGTGCCGGTCGCGTCAGGCGTCAGCGGCATCGGCTCCGCACCGCGGTCGCGGAAGAACTTCTGCATGTCCGGCGAATTCAGCACCTGGCCGATCTGCTTGCTCAGATAGCCCGTTACCTCGGCCGGCGTATCGCGCGGCGCCAGCACCGCCGCCCAGCCGATGGCCTCGAAACCCGGATAACCCGATTCCGCCACGGTCGGCACGTCCGGCAGCTGCGGCAGGCGCTTGGCCGTCGTCACCGCCAGCGCCACCGCCTTCTTGCTCTGCACATGCGGCAGGCCGGCAGTCACCGAGTCCACCATCAACGGCACCTGATGCCCCAGGAAATCCGCCTGCGCCGGGCCGCTGCCCTTGTACGGAATGTGGCGGATGTCGATGTTCGCCGCCGCCTTGAACATCTCGGCCGACAAATGCTGCGTGCCGCCGATGCCCGCGCTGGCATAGGCCAGCTCGCCCGGATTGGCGCGCGCCTGCGTCACCAGCTGCTTGAGCGAGGTAATCCCCGAAGCCGGCGTCGCCAGGAACATCAGCGGCACCGAGAACACCCCCGACACCGGCGCGAAGTCCTTGGTCAGGCTGTAATTGATGGTCTTGTACAGCGTCTGGTTCACCGCCGCGGCAGAGCCCGCGATCACCAGCGTATAGCCGTCCGGCGTCGCGCGCGCCGCCTGCTCCATCCCGATGTTGCTGCCCGCGCCCGCGCGGTTCTCCACCACGATGGGTTGCTTGACGGCCGCGCCCAGCTTTTCGGCCAGCGCGCGCGCAAAGATATCGGTCGCCTGCCCGGGCGGGAACGGCACGATCAGGCGGATGGGGCGCTCGGGATAATCGGCATGCGCGGTCGCCGCGGCCGTCGCCAGCGCCAGGCCGGCGGCAAGACTGGAAAGAATACGTTTCATGATTGGTCAGTAAAAAGCGACAAAAGGGCTGCGCGCGGGGTCGCGCCTGTTGCATAAAATAGAGCGCCCGCGTTGTCTGCCCTTTTGAGGCGGCCCGGGCGGATCGGCTGGGGGTGCGTCACGATAGCATCCCCCCGTCGGTGCTAAATTCGCCTATTGGCATCGTCCAATTACTTTTAATCCCTGTTCTCTCATTCCGCAGGAACCGCCATGGAATTCAGCCAGTTCAAGACCAACGCCCTCATGGAGATCACCTCCCGCCCGGACCTCGTGTTCGTGCGCGGCCAGGGATCCTGGCTGGAGGATCACGCGGGCAAGCGATACCTGGACTTCGTCCAGGGCTGGGCCGTCAACACCCTGGGCCACTGCGCCCCGGAAATGCAAAAGGCCCTGCTGGACCAGTCCAAGCTGCTGATGAACCCCTCGCCGGCGTTCTACAACCTGCCCTCCATCGAACTGGCCGAGCGCCTCACCGGCGCCTCGGTCCTCGACCGCGTCTTCTTCGCCAACAGCGGCGGCGAAGCCAACGAAGGCGCCATCAAGCTGGCGCGCAAATGGGGCCAGGTCAATAAGAAGGGCGCCTACAAGATCATCACCATGAACCACGGCTTCCACGGCCGCACGCTGGCCACCATGTCCGCGTCCGGCAAGCCGGGCTGGGACAAGATGTTCGCCCCGCAGGTCGAAGGCTTCCCCAAGGCCGAAATCAACGACCTGGAATCCGTGCGCAAGCTGATCGACGACCAGACCGTCGCCATCATGCTCGAACCCGTGCAAGGCGAAGCTGGCGTCATCCCCGCCACCAAGGAATTCATGCAAGGCCTGCGCAAGCTGGCCGACGAGCACAAGCTGCTGTTCATCGTTGATGAAGTGCAGACGGGGATGGGGCGTACTGGCACCATGTTTGCGTACCAGCAATCGGACGTTGTGCCGGACATCATGACGCTGGCCAAGGGTATTGGCGGCGGCGTGCCGCTGGCTGCACTCCTGGCCCGCCAGGAAGTGTGCGTGTTCTCGCACGGCGACCAGGGCGGTACGTACAACGGCAATCCGTTGATGGCTGCTGTTGGTGTTGCTGTGTTTGACGCGCTGGCTGCGCCGGGCTTCATGGAATCCGTCAATGCGCGTGCCAAGCAGCTGTCCGAAGGCCTGCTGGCTCTGTCGGCCAAGTGGGGCATGAAGGGTGAGCGCGGCATGGGCCTGCTGCGCGCACTGGTCATGGACCGCGACGACGGCCCCGCCATCGTCGAAGCCGCGCGTAACCTGGCGCCCAATGGCCTGCTGCTGAATGCGCCGCGTGGGAATCTGCTGCGGTTCATGCCTGCGTTGAATGTGACGGCTGAGGAAATCGATACGATGCTGGCGCAGTTGGATGGGCTGATTGCTCAGGTGCGTAAGGCGTAATTGACGCGATACGTTGAGCAGTGACGATGAGGGCCGCGTTTAGCGGCCCTTTTCTTTGGTATGTCCTGTACGTAATGCATGGACTATCATCAAGCGGCATTCATGTGTGTGCATCGCAGTATCGACCCATTGTTGAACTAGCCATATATTGGAGGTTTCCATGAGCGGTTACTACGAGTTGAAGCGCAGCGGCGATCAGTACATGTTCAATCTGAAAGCCGGGAATCATGAAGTCATTCTTACGAGCGAGCGCTACACCACTAAAGCTAGTGCTCAGGATGGCATCGCGTCTGTCCGCCAGAATTCACCGATCGATGAGCGCTATCAGCGCAAGACGGCTACCAACGGTTCGCCTTATTTCTCGTTGAGTGCGGCGAATGGGCAGTCTATTGGGCGCAGTGAAATGTACTCGAGTGCAGCGGCTCGGGACGCCGGGATTGCGTCTGTGAAGGCCAATGGGCCAAGCACTGTAGTGAAAGACAATACCTGAGTGGTTGGGGTGCAAGCCCTTATTCGCATCCATCGGTGTCGGGACTAGAGAGCCGCAATGTTTGCGGCTCTTGTTCCGCTGGTTTGCATCAATGCGGCCGCCCGGCCTCGACCCATTGTTGCACCAGGTCCATCGACAAGCGATAGCGCGCGCAGTTGTACACATCCAGTAGGCGCAGTTCTTGCGCCAGTATCGGGCGGAATAATTGAATATCGTCTTCGGACAAGCCCAGTGCCGCTGTTGCGGCGTCGGCGGTTTGCTGCTCACGTAGTACCCGGCCAATCGCTTCGTTCAGTTTTTCCCGGAATCGGAATCGCACCGGATCTGGCACGCCCGCAGCGTTCAGTTGCACGGCGTACTTGCGGATCGAGCGCCGATAGGCCCAGGCAAACAGCTCTGTCGCCAGCGTCACGTCGCCGTATTCATAGACCCCCAACATTGCGTAGACGTAGTCCTGTACCTCTACGTCCAGGAAGGACAGCGGCGCGCAGTTGTAAAGCATCAACGGAATGTTGGCCGCCAGGCGGCTGGTGCGCTTGTTGCCGTCTTCGAAAGGCTGAAGATAGGCTAGGTTCACCCACAGAAAGAATGCCGCTTCCACTGGGTTCTTGATAAGCCGCGCTTTCTCCACAATCTGGTCGAACATTTCTTGCAGCAACAAGGGCGCCTGGAGCGGCACGTAAGTCGTGTCCCCGATGTTGACCACGGTCTGGCGGATACGGCCCAGGCCGTCGGTATTGGCCAATAGTTCCTCCAGCAGGATCGCGTGAAGGTTGCCGATCACGGCGGACGTCAGGCCATGTGCGGGCACCGCATCGACCATGAACTCGATGGCCCTCTTATGGTTGAGCAGCATCACTGCATCCAGATCTTCCCCGGCCATGCCGTGCTTGAAGAGTTCCTGCGTGGCCAACAAGGAATACCGGTTGCCTTCCAGTCGAGAGGATGACCAGGACAGGTCGAGCAGCAGCGGCTCCAGTACGCGACGCGCGTAAGTCCCGGCTGGCGACTGACCTGGCATGCGGCCCTCGTCGGCCAAGTCCTGAGCCAGCGAAGGCGGCAACAGGGAGCTCTGGTTTGGCACATAGCTGTCTACGAAGGTGCGTTCGTATCCCACAGTAAGCGCCCGGCGAACACATATTGAGCGCGTGCGTTGTCCTCGATAGTGTCCACCACTTTTAGGTGGACACCATGTCGAAGACAGAATTAGCGCCGGTTCCTAAGCGTCGGTCTTATCCGAAGGCGCTGAAGGCCCAGATCGTGGCCCAGTGCAGCCAGCCAGAAACCTCCATTGCCGGCGTGGCGCTGTCACACGGCGTGAACGCGAACCTGGTGCATAAGTGGATTCGCCAGGCCGAACGGCAGGCCCCTGTAGCGCCGACGTTCGTGCCGGTCGCGTTGCCTGCGGTGCCCTCGTCAGGCCGTCACATCGAGATTCACTTGTCGCGCGGTCCCGCGCAAGCGACGGTGCAATGGCCCGTGAGTGAAGCGGGCGCATGTGTGGCGTGGCTACGCGAGTGGCTGCGGTGATCCGTGTCGATGCGATCTGGCTGGCCACCGAGCCGCTGGACATGCGCGCCGGCACCGAGACGGCACTGGCCCGGGTGGTGGCCGTGTTCGGTTCGGCCCGTCCGCACCACGCCTATTGCTTCGCAAACCGGCGCGCCAACCGCATGAAGGTGCTGGTACATGACGGGATCGGCGTGTGGCTGGCCGCGCGCCGGCTGAACCGCGGCAAGTTCGTGTGGGCCGATGCGCTGCGCGGCCCACACGTCGCGGTCGACAGTGAGCAGTGGCAGGCGCTGGTGCTGGGCCTGCCTTGGCAGCATGTGGGCGCGGCAGGCGCGATCTCGGTGTTGTAGCGCCGGACAATCCGGCAAGACGCCAATATCGCCGCTGCGAACCCTGCGGCATACTGTGGGCCATGAGTACCGCATCCCTGGATCACCTCGACGCACAGCAACTGCGCGCGTTGGCCGAACGCCTGATGGGCGAGGTGGCCGCGCGTGACGCCCAGATAGCGGCGCACGATGCGGTGGTTGCCGAGCGGGATCGCGTACTGCACTTCAAACAGACGCACATCGACCAGCTCATGCAGGAGCTGGCGCTGTACAAGCGCTGGCGTTACGGCAAGCGCAGCGAGCAACTGAACCCTGCGCAGGCAAGCCTTCTGGAAGAAACGATGGATGCCGACATGGCGGCTATCGAAGAGGAAGTCAACGCGCTGCGCGAGGCGATATCCGCCAAGCCTGCGCCGCCGCAAGCGCCGCGCCGCATGCGGTTGCCGCCCGAACTGCCGCGCACCGACATCCATCACGAACCGGCGTCCACGACGTGCCGCTGCGGCTGCGGCTTGAAGCGCATCGGCGAGGACGTCAGCGAGAAGCTGGATTACCTGCCGGGCGTCTTTACGGTCGAACGTCACATCCGCGGCAAATGGGTGTGCGAGCACTGCGAGACGCTCACGCAGGCGCCGGTCCCCGCGCAGGTCATCGACAAGGGCATCCCGACGGCGGGACTTCTGGCGCAGGTGCTGGTGGCCAAGTTCGCCGACCACCTGCCGCTATACCGCCAGGAAGGCATCTTTGCGCGCGCCGGTCTGGCGCTGCCGCGCTCGACGCTGGGCGAGTGGGTCGGCGTATGCGGGCTGCGGTTGCAGCCGCTGGTCGATGCGCTCAAGGCCGAGGTGCTGGGCAAACCCGTGCTGCATGCCGACGAGACGCCAGTGCAGATGCTCAATCCGGGCGCGGGCAAGACGCACCGGGCCTACTTGTGGGCATACACACCGACCTCGTTCGACAGCCTGCGTGCAGTGCTCTACGACTTCGCGCCAAGCCGGGCCGGTGAGCACTGCCGCACGTTCCTGCAAGATTGGCGCGGCAAACTGGTGACCGACGATTATGTGGGCTACAAGGCCGGCTTCGCTGCCGGCATCAAGGAACTTGGCTGCATGGCGCACGCCAGGCGCAAGTTCCATGACCTGCATGCGAGCCACCAGAGCCAGATCGCCGGAGAGGCACTGGATCTGTTCGGCGCGCTCTACGGCGTAGAGCGGGACGTAGCCGACCTGCCTGCCGACGAGCGCAGGCGGATACGTCAGGATCGCGCCAGGCCGATCGCCGAGACCTTGCATCGATGGCTGATCGCGCAGCGCCAGCGCGTGCCCGATGGCTCGGGTACCGCACGCGCCATCGACTACAGCCTCAAGCGCTGGGAGGCGCTCACGCGCTATCTTGATGATGGCGATGCACCGATCGACAACAACTGGGTGGAGAACCAGATCCGGCCCTGGGCGATCGGGCGCTCGAACTGGTTGTTCGCAGGCTCGCTGCGCGGCGGGCAGCGTGCGGCCGCCATTATGAGCCTGATCCAGTCGGCGCGGCTCAATGGGCACGACCCGTACGCCTATCTGAAGGACGTGCTCACGCGCCTGCCCACGCAGAAAAACAGCCAGATCGCTGAGCTGCTGCCGCATCGGTGGCAACCTGCTGCATAAGCAGAACCGTCAAGGGTGTGTTCAGCAGGCGCTTACATCCCACAGGCTCACGCGCCGACAACGGCTGCCGAAGCCGGGCCAGCAGGGCTTGACCACGCTCAGACCAGATCATCCCGACGGTCTCGGACGCCGGCTCCGCCAGCCGCGTGGCAATGGTCGTTGGGAGCGTCGATGCGGGTGTTTCGTCCGTAATCCGGTAACGGGTTGCCCGGCCCTGCCCCTCGCGCAGTATCGCGCCGGCTTTGCGCAGGTTTTCCAATTGGCGCTTCACCGTGGACCAGCTGACGCCGGTTCGGTAGGCCAGTTCGCTGGAACTCACCCAGGGCAGGTTCTCGCGCTGCTGGGCGCGCAGAAACTGAAGAATGTCTTCGCGGACGGTCATGGCAAGAGCCGAAGATGTCGAATCAGCTCAATTTAGCAGTAATCAGCTCAAGAAATGAGCTGATTTGGTCTGATTTTGAGCTGATTCTCAATGCGTCCGCTCGAGGAAATCGATTGCCACGATTTCGTCATTCACGCATCAACGACATAACGAGTACTTTGCCGCCAACAGAGATGATTGCGGCATTCCGACGTGGTTGTCATTCGAGGTGAGGCTGGTCCGATACGCCACCACGGCATCCCAACGGCTGTAGCCGCGGCGGAGCACGTTGTATGCGACAAGCGAGTGCTATGCGCGCATCGCCCCGCCAATGCGCCAAGCATTCAGCGAGACGGCGGGAAATTGTAGTCTGACACCATTATTTGATTTACGGTCAAGGGATTCTGATGCTATCTAAGAATGCGTGCAAGGACTGTGGAAAAAAAATCTGGGTACGGAGAGAGGCGCGCTGCGGCTTGGTTTTTGTATTGATTAAGTATGTCGCGAGCTTCGTGCGGGTAGGCCACCTCCGTTCCTTTGTGAAGGTCGGCCAATTCCTGGGCTATCACTCTGTCTGCGAATCCCACTTCGAAATGAGCGATTGAGTTAATTGAAGGAAGGCCATATTTGAGCCGTTTTGCCAAGAGGTCAAATTTTGCGCCTATGGCATTCACGTCAGCTCGTTCTCCTTGGCTCGCGACATAACTCTCTTTGACCGCCGCTAGGTGCAGACAGAACTCGAAGCCGAAGCCTTTCTCGGTGATACTAACGATGGTGTCATAGGTAATTTTTTCTCTTCGCCTTGAGTGTTGAATGACCGCGCCGAGATCCTGAAGGTAGGACATTATCTTGTGAAAGCTCTGACCCTGTATCCACATGAATGCTACTTCCTTCGCCGCAACGTCCGGCGTGAGCTTTAGGATGTCACTATTTACAGTAATTTCTAGCAAAAGTGGCCAGATTGTATCGAGTAACGTCTCCGTCGTCTCCGAATAGGCAAGCGCGAATTCGTGCGCTTGAACCCAAGCGTCCACTTTCAAAGAGAGATCTAGGCCTATGAGGCTGCGTCCGTATCTGTGCTGGACTTCGGTGGGCAGATTGTGCACGTTCAGGCGTTCGGCGATCCGTATGAAAACACCCTCAAGGTGATCTTTCTCGTAGTCCTGAGCCAACGAATGAGCAAAGGTCATGCGTGCTAGGTGCGCAGCATCAGCGAGAAAGCCTAGCGGGCCATTTTCGGACCTATAGGTCATTAGAAAACTCTCAATAGCTTCGATGGCCGCTCGTCTGACGGGAAGTTCGTCCAACAACCGGTTTGCTGCCGCTTCAAGTCTTTCATCTGAAATATCTGCAAGTTGCTCGAAGACATGCTCGGGGTAATTTATGAGCATGTGCGCTAAGTCATTCGCGCCCCAGCCAAGGTGGTTCGCCAACTTGCGAGAAATATAAGGAGGTCGGACTAGCTCCAATAGAGTGCTGCTCGTAGCTGTCGCGCTGTCGGGGTCGATGAGATGTTGACTTGTTTCCCAAGCATCTTCCTTGTCGTCGAAAAGTCTGGGATCTGCGAAGATGATCGTTCCTTCTTCGTGCATCCCAGCTCTTCCAGATCGCCCGATTAGGTTCTTGAACTCGCGGGCTTTGATCACGTCTCTTCCCGTTAATGAACTGTTGACAACTAGATAGCGGATTGGAAGGTTTACACCTTGTGCCAGTGTTGATGTACATGCAATGAAGCGAATATGGCCCTGTTTCATTGCATGCTCGACTGCCAGTCGGATGCCGTGTGGAGTTTCGCCGTGGTGAACGAACACTCCCAGATTTGCAGCCTGACTTAGGTTGTCGGTCGGGCCAAAGTTCTGTACATACAAGTGATGCAATCGTTGAAGTTGGTGTGCGTCACTGTATGCGCGAGGGAAGACTATAGGAGCATTGCGCTTCACCACATACGTTATCAACTCTTTAGCTGCCTTAGACGCTGATGCAGGCAATCGGGAATAGACCGCCACCGGACCTAGCTTCGCTAATTTAAGGCCTAAGTAGAGTGCAATAGATGGGCCATCTTGGGTAGGAAAGTACCGAGGCTTCTCGCGCTCGGTATGTGCGAGCTTGAGTCTAGGGATGATCCCTGGCACAAAGAACCCCTGTTCTCCTGGAATTGTGGGCTGAAATTGCAACTGCCCACGGGCTCCTTTCTGAAAACTCGTGAAGGCAATAGTGCTCCGACTTTGTCGCGCCTTGTCCTCCACGGTCTTTGCCTTATCGCCGAATAGCCATAGGGCCAACTCATCAGCATTGCCGATAACGGCTGAGATCAAAACACTTTGAGTTTGCGGCGGTGTGCTTTGCTTGATCGATGTGAGCAGCAGCTCATACGTGGCGCCGCGCTTTCCTGTATCGAACTGATGAGCCTCATCGTATATAAGAAGCCCGACGCTTTCTAGAAAATTCTCTTCTTGTCGAAGAGCATAGACGAGTTTCTCCGGCGTTATTACCAAAACTTTTGGCCGCATGAGGGTGTCTAGGCCTCCGTCGAATATCGCTGCAACGTAATCCTTCTGTAATGAATCCGACAGTTGGTTGACGGCATATCCATCGCCGGCGAATGCTTCATCCAGACTGTTCGCGATTTCTTGGCAAAGGGCACGAAAGGGGGCAACTACAACGGCGGTATTCGTCCTTGCAGAGCGGAAGGCTGCCCTGATGATCAGTTCCGTCGCCTTTGTTTTTCCTGCGCTGGTCGGCATCTGTACGACCGCTGATTTTCCGTTGAGCACTCCCGCTTCAGCCAGAGCCCTCTGAGATGGCCAGAGCTCCTTGATAGAAGCAGGTCGGGAGAGAAATGGTGCCCACGCTTCCTGTTCCAGGTTGCTGCATCTAGGAAGAATGTGCCACACCGATCGATGGTACCGCTTGATGATCGAGGCCCCGAGAACTTCTAGCAGGAGAAACTCGAGAGGTTCGGAGTGCGAATATGCAAAGTCGCGTAGTCGCGTCAAAGAGGCCCAAGCTTCGGAAATTTTCCTTCCATGTGTGTAATGGCCGCGCAAATGGTAGAGCACACTTTCGATGAGGCTGATATCAGGCGCGCCGCGTTTGGGAAGCCAGGGAGACGTCAGAACGTGCAATAGGGCGTCGGCGTTGGGTATCCGCTGCACCTCTCTTTCGTCGATAGCCTTGAGGATTGCCATCGTTGTCCCAGGCGAGTCGGCCAAATAGAATCCAGCGGCTGCGAGTAGTCGGAGCAGGCTAGATAGGCTGTCGTCGATTTTGGCAGTCGCTGTTGCAGATAGAACTTGGGATGCAAAAATTAGCTCTTCGACTTCGGTCTTTTCGGCACGCTTCTTCCCCAACTCGCCAGCGAAAACTTCTGCTGCGAAATCTCCCAGTGTTCCGATCGCTAGCGGAAACTGTCGTTCAAGGTGCATCCCCTTTGGGATAGTGATGTGTTCATCTTCGGGAATTTCGTACTCGTACATTTTCCCTTTCGAAAGTGTCACTGATGCATAGAGCCGAGCTTCACGACTAGGCTTCATCGGCGGCTCGCTTGTACAGTGCGTGAGCCAAGTTCATGAGGTCTTCTCCATAGACACACAAGAGCGCAAGCGTTGCATTGCCTGGGTGATTTAGGCAAATTGTCTCGGCTATTGAATCGGCGTCGAACACAGGGGTGCTGAATACTGCCACTGCGCCATACTTTTGTATGTAGGGCTTGCCCATGGGGTCCTGGAATCTCTCTACATAGTCAGAGTCATCGTCTAGATTTAGGTCGAGGAGTCGCTGCTTCATAGAATTCAGCGAAGTCGCAATTCGAATAGAGTCTTTCCAAGAGTCATTCACAGCATCTTGTAGGCGATTGATGTGCGTTTTTCCGGTCAATTGCGCCTTTGTCTCGACCGCCACAAGGACGTCATCTGGAGCACTATAGGAGGGAGCTTGACTGAGAATTTTTAAGCCGATTATGTCGCTTCCCTTCGCGGACTCGTTTCTTGATTTCTTGTCCCCATACCGGGTCCTTGGGATGAAGTACTGATATATCGTTTCCAGTAGGTCAACGATCAGAATTTCAGAGAAATCGCCGGATCGTACGCTCGGCCCAGGCCGGATATGCTGGTCGGGGAACTTTAGTTCGTTAAGGTAATCACTCCGCGAGTAAGGTGTACCCCGCCTGAGTCGATCGATCTGCGAATCCAGGCAGTAGTGCTCTCGAAAATGGCGCGCCCACGCAGACATCGTTTCGGCGTCGGTAGGGTTGTAGTCAAATCGATACAGCGCTATCGGCCTGCCTTCGGAAGTCGTAATCCGGCCAATTTCTTTAAACCACGTTGAATGCGGCAGCGAAGTACTGCTAGACACGGATCTCACCTGAACGACAAATAAGA
The sequence above is drawn from the Achromobacter xylosoxidans genome and encodes:
- the tnpC gene encoding IS66 family transposase; protein product: MSTASLDHLDAQQLRALAERLMGEVAARDAQIAAHDAVVAERDRVLHFKQTHIDQLMQELALYKRWRYGKRSEQLNPAQASLLEETMDADMAAIEEEVNALREAISAKPAPPQAPRRMRLPPELPRTDIHHEPASTTCRCGCGLKRIGEDVSEKLDYLPGVFTVERHIRGKWVCEHCETLTQAPVPAQVIDKGIPTAGLLAQVLVAKFADHLPLYRQEGIFARAGLALPRSTLGEWVGVCGLRLQPLVDALKAEVLGKPVLHADETPVQMLNPGAGKTHRAYLWAYTPTSFDSLRAVLYDFAPSRAGEHCRTFLQDWRGKLVTDDYVGYKAGFAAGIKELGCMAHARRKFHDLHASHQSQIAGEALDLFGALYGVERDVADLPADERRRIRQDRARPIAETLHRWLIAQRQRVPDGSGTARAIDYSLKRWEALTRYLDDGDAPIDNNWVENQIRPWAIGRSNWLFAGSLRGGQRAAAIMSLIQSARLNGHDPYAYLKDVLTRLPTQKNSQIAELLPHRWQPAA
- a CDS encoding DEAD/DEAH box helicase, which codes for MYEYEIPEDEHITIPKGMHLERQFPLAIGTLGDFAAEVFAGELGKKRAEKTEVEELIFASQVLSATATAKIDDSLSSLLRLLAAAGFYLADSPGTTMAILKAIDEREVQRIPNADALLHVLTSPWLPKRGAPDISLIESVLYHLRGHYTHGRKISEAWASLTRLRDFAYSHSEPLEFLLLEVLGASIIKRYHRSVWHILPRCSNLEQEAWAPFLSRPASIKELWPSQRALAEAGVLNGKSAVVQMPTSAGKTKATELIIRAAFRSARTNTAVVVAPFRALCQEIANSLDEAFAGDGYAVNQLSDSLQKDYVAAIFDGGLDTLMRPKVLVITPEKLVYALRQEENFLESVGLLIYDEAHQFDTGKRGATYELLLTSIKQSTPPQTQSVLISAVIGNADELALWLFGDKAKTVEDKARQSRSTIAFTSFQKGARGQLQFQPTIPGEQGFFVPGIIPRLKLAHTEREKPRYFPTQDGPSIALYLGLKLAKLGPVAVYSRLPASASKAAKELITYVVKRNAPIVFPRAYSDAHQLQRLHHLYVQNFGPTDNLSQAANLGVFVHHGETPHGIRLAVEHAMKQGHIRFIACTSTLAQGVNLPIRYLVVNSSLTGRDVIKAREFKNLIGRSGRAGMHEEGTIIFADPRLFDDKEDAWETSQHLIDPDSATATSSTLLELVRPPYISRKLANHLGWGANDLAHMLINYPEHVFEQLADISDERLEAAANRLLDELPVRRAAIEAIESFLMTYRSENGPLGFLADAAHLARMTFAHSLAQDYEKDHLEGVFIRIAERLNVHNLPTEVQHRYGRSLIGLDLSLKVDAWVQAHEFALAYSETTETLLDTIWPLLLEITVNSDILKLTPDVAAKEVAFMWIQGQSFHKIMSYLQDLGAVIQHSRRREKITYDTIVSITEKGFGFEFCLHLAAVKESYVASQGERADVNAIGAKFDLLAKRLKYGLPSINSIAHFEVGFADRVIAQELADLHKGTEVAYPHEARDILNQYKNQAAARLSPYPDFFSTVLARILR
- a CDS encoding Hachiman antiphage defense system protein HamA; the protein is MSSSTSLPHSTWFKEIGRITTSEGRPIALYRFDYNPTDAETMSAWARHFREHYCLDSQIDRLRRGTPYSRSDYLNELKFPDQHIRPGPSVRSGDFSEILIVDLLETIYQYFIPRTRYGDKKSRNESAKGSDIIGLKILSQAPSYSAPDDVLVAVETKAQLTGKTHINRLQDAVNDSWKDSIRIATSLNSMKQRLLDLNLDDDSDYVERFQDPMGKPYIQKYGAVAVFSTPVFDADSIAETICLNHPGNATLALLCVYGEDLMNLAHALYKRAADEA
- a CDS encoding winged helix-turn-helix domain-containing protein translates to MTVREDILQFLRAQQRENLPWVSSSELAYRTGVSWSTVKRQLENLRKAGAILREGQGRATRYRITDETPASTLPTTIATRLAEPASETVGMIWSERGQALLARLRQPLSAREPVGCKRLLNTPLTVLLMQQVATDAAAAQRSGCFSAWAGA